The Bacillus sp. Marseille-Q1617 genome has a segment encoding these proteins:
- the nagE gene encoding N-acetylglucosamine-specific PTS transporter subunit IIBC, whose product MMNYLQRIGRSLMLPVAVLPAAAILMGIGYWIDPTGWGADSPVAAFLIKAGASIIDNMSILFAVGVALGMAKARDGSAALSGLVAYLVITTLLSSGSVAMLQGVEAEAVNPAFAKIGNQFVGILSGLVAASMYNRFSHVKLPDALAFFSGKRLVPIMSAVAMLVVSGIMLFVWPVIYTALVSFGKEISALSFTGAGLYGFFNRLLIPTGLHHALNSVFWFDVAGINDIGNFWSGNGEKGVTGMYQAGFFPVMMFGLPAAALAMYHAAKPAKKKQVASLMLAAGFASFFTGVTEPLEFAFMFVAPALYLAHAVLTGLSLAIASFFQWTAGFGFSAGFVDFVLSSRLPLANMPFMLLVQGIVFALIYYFLFRFLIAKFNLMTPGREEDTEEGAIAEPVSQKDRFAAMAAEIYAGLGGDMNVTSVDNCITRLRVEVKNMDAVDQQRIKATGVPGIKITGANSIQVVVGTSVQFVADEVEKLRNKSA is encoded by the coding sequence ATGATGAACTATTTACAAAGAATCGGGCGGTCATTGATGCTGCCGGTTGCGGTTCTGCCGGCAGCGGCGATCCTGATGGGGATTGGGTATTGGATCGATCCAACAGGCTGGGGAGCAGATAGTCCTGTTGCGGCTTTCTTGATCAAAGCCGGTGCCTCAATTATTGATAACATGTCCATTTTATTCGCTGTCGGGGTTGCCTTGGGGATGGCGAAAGCTAGGGATGGGTCCGCTGCCCTCAGTGGATTGGTCGCTTATCTAGTGATTACCACACTGCTTTCAAGCGGTTCTGTGGCAATGCTTCAAGGAGTGGAAGCAGAAGCTGTAAATCCCGCTTTTGCTAAGATTGGAAATCAATTTGTCGGGATCCTTTCAGGACTTGTAGCAGCAAGCATGTATAACCGGTTCAGTCATGTAAAATTGCCGGATGCCCTCGCATTCTTCAGCGGTAAACGATTAGTGCCGATCATGTCCGCTGTAGCGATGCTGGTTGTATCCGGTATCATGCTATTCGTATGGCCGGTTATTTATACTGCGCTTGTTTCATTCGGAAAAGAAATCAGTGCCTTAAGCTTCACGGGCGCAGGTCTGTATGGATTCTTCAACCGCTTATTGATCCCGACAGGTCTTCACCATGCCCTGAACTCAGTATTCTGGTTCGATGTGGCAGGAATCAATGATATCGGAAACTTCTGGTCCGGCAACGGTGAAAAAGGTGTTACCGGAATGTATCAGGCTGGGTTCTTCCCGGTCATGATGTTCGGACTTCCGGCGGCTGCACTTGCGATGTATCATGCGGCTAAACCTGCCAAGAAGAAACAGGTTGCTTCCCTTATGCTTGCAGCTGGTTTTGCTTCCTTCTTTACTGGAGTAACAGAACCACTTGAATTCGCATTTATGTTCGTAGCTCCTGCTCTTTATTTAGCTCATGCAGTGTTAACAGGTTTATCCCTTGCCATTGCGTCATTCTTCCAATGGACGGCAGGGTTCGGATTCAGTGCAGGTTTCGTCGACTTTGTATTGAGCTCGAGACTTCCACTGGCAAATATGCCTTTTATGCTCCTTGTACAGGGGATCGTGTTTGCACTAATTTATTACTTCCTGTTCCGCTTCCTGATTGCCAAGTTCAATCTGATGACGCCTGGGCGTGAAGAAGATACGGAGGAGGGAGCGATTGCCGAACCGGTCTCTCAGAAAGATCGATTTGCGGCAATGGCAGCGGAGATCTATGCAGGTCTTGGCGGAGATATGAATGTAACATCCGTCGACAACTGCATCACCCGCCTGCGTGTGGAAGTGAAGAATATGGATGCAGTCGATCAACAAAGAATAAAAGCGACCGGAGTGCCGGGAATCAAAATCACAGGTGCAAACTCCATCCAGGTCGTGGTTGGCACATCCGTCCAATTCGTAGCAGATGAAGTTGAGAAGCTTCGGAATAAAAGTGCATAA
- a CDS encoding DUF2161 domain-containing phosphodiesterase: MTEKKRKEADLYQPIQKHFTKLGYKVNGEVKDCDLTAVKGEELIIVELKLSLTVDLLIQAAKRQRLTEMVYIAIPKPKRTRSKRWNDICHLVKRLELGLITVSLTKRPKVEFTAHPQPFDRKKVMTYSKRKRTALIKEIEGRSADYNTGGSNKTKIMTAYKESCIHIACCLENYGPLSPKALKEIGTGDKTPSILQKNYYKWFDRVQRGVYQLNENGKKELADYPELVTYYVEKMKERPESR, from the coding sequence ATGACAGAGAAAAAAAGAAAAGAAGCCGACCTCTATCAACCCATCCAAAAACACTTCACAAAACTGGGTTACAAAGTCAATGGTGAAGTGAAGGACTGCGACCTTACTGCGGTGAAGGGAGAAGAACTCATTATTGTTGAGTTGAAACTTTCATTGACGGTCGATTTATTGATCCAGGCAGCAAAACGGCAGCGTCTGACAGAGATGGTTTATATTGCGATCCCTAAGCCGAAACGAACCCGCTCGAAAAGGTGGAATGACATCTGTCACCTTGTGAAAAGATTGGAATTGGGCTTGATTACGGTTTCTTTAACCAAAAGGCCAAAGGTTGAATTTACAGCCCATCCCCAGCCGTTCGACCGCAAGAAAGTCATGACATACAGCAAACGCAAAAGGACTGCCCTGATAAAAGAAATTGAAGGACGAAGCGCTGACTATAATACCGGCGGGAGCAATAAGACGAAAATTATGACGGCTTATAAAGAAAGCTGCATCCACATCGCTTGCTGCCTCGAGAATTATGGACCGTTGTCCCCAAAAGCATTAAAAGAAATCGGGACCGGGGATAAAACGCCTTCCATTTTACAAAAGAATTATTATAAATGGTTCGACCGGGTGCAGAGAGGCGTCTACCAACTAAATGAAAATGGAAAAAAAGAGTTGGCAGATTATCCAGAGTTGGTGACTTATTATGTGGAAAAGATGAAAGAGCGTCCGGAAAGCAGATGA
- a CDS encoding DUF3231 family protein has product MPNTFEALFDYLKTRFDDEPKPRPHVGEAMGFWLYYTAIAEEIPVLEAAMNTTTDKDLVHLLEDTKKLALHQMQTTEEFMLKEGIPLPDTSEKKPVSDPNSVPLGVKATDSEIANLISAKIATNIVMCATNNSQSVRSDIGLIWMRFQSEKSVLGMELKTKMKERGWLKIPPAYMPPGAPVN; this is encoded by the coding sequence GTGCCTAATACGTTTGAAGCATTGTTTGATTATCTTAAAACACGGTTCGATGATGAACCTAAGCCCCGTCCGCATGTCGGTGAAGCCATGGGCTTCTGGTTATATTACACAGCCATTGCGGAAGAGATTCCAGTCCTTGAAGCAGCTATGAATACAACGACGGATAAAGACCTGGTTCACCTCTTGGAGGATACAAAAAAACTCGCTCTTCATCAAATGCAGACAACAGAGGAGTTTATGTTGAAAGAAGGGATCCCTCTGCCGGATACTTCTGAAAAGAAACCGGTGTCCGATCCAAATAGTGTTCCTCTCGGGGTAAAAGCGACAGACTCTGAGATTGCCAACCTGATTTCAGCAAAAATTGCAACAAATATTGTCATGTGCGCCACCAATAACAGCCAAAGCGTAAGAAGTGACATCGGCTTGATTTGGATGCGATTCCAATCGGAAAAATCTGTATTGGGAATGGAATTGAAAACGAAAATGAAGGAGCGCGGCTGGCTGAAAATCCCGCCTGCTTATATGCCGCCGGGTGCCCCAGTCAATTAA
- a CDS encoding DUF3445 domain-containing protein, whose product MKKASVLRDFPYPFKDQVYRYSNNSIPLHTPNCIEVTSTYIEEMRLKRTLLENHPERCFQSLPHSVHAQWEVVDTVIDHLVTYYPQHFSVERNGRHWTFRNNILKDNNTFIYGDESSLPCQPLDFIGRHIQEDLILMMQRDGDLYLDAGQLCFPANCSLAFNAGMNFKEIHRPIPGFKEEGMDGRILTFLLKMEAGDPWVRRNWSLMAGNRLDTSLETFDQWGADRRKVTKENAGEFVHFRVEVQKLFRMPGSNGILFTIHTHLLSLETFASNPDWLHQFYQILGELPEHITEYKGISLYKESVLDYLKARMTESG is encoded by the coding sequence ATGAAGAAAGCTTCAGTACTGAGAGACTTCCCATATCCATTCAAAGATCAAGTTTACCGCTATTCCAATAACTCCATTCCATTACATACGCCAAACTGCATCGAAGTCACCTCTACGTATATAGAAGAAATGCGATTAAAACGAACACTTCTTGAGAACCATCCTGAACGCTGCTTCCAATCACTTCCTCATAGTGTTCATGCCCAGTGGGAGGTGGTGGACACGGTGATCGATCACCTGGTTACCTATTACCCCCAGCACTTTTCAGTTGAAAGAAACGGTCGGCATTGGACATTCCGCAACAACATTCTAAAAGATAATAACACCTTTATATATGGCGACGAATCCAGTCTTCCTTGTCAGCCGCTGGATTTTATCGGGAGGCACATCCAGGAAGATCTGATCCTTATGATGCAGCGGGACGGTGATCTATATCTGGACGCGGGCCAGCTTTGTTTTCCTGCGAATTGTTCGCTTGCATTTAATGCCGGCATGAATTTCAAAGAAATTCATAGACCGATTCCGGGATTTAAAGAGGAGGGAATGGATGGGCGGATTCTTACCTTTTTACTGAAGATGGAAGCAGGGGATCCGTGGGTACGCAGGAACTGGTCACTGATGGCGGGGAATCGTTTGGATACTTCACTTGAAACCTTCGATCAATGGGGCGCCGACAGAAGAAAGGTCACAAAAGAGAATGCAGGGGAATTTGTTCATTTCAGGGTTGAAGTCCAGAAGCTCTTCAGGATGCCTGGTTCGAATGGAATTCTTTTTACCATTCATACTCATTTGCTGTCCCTCGAAACATTTGCCTCGAATCCTGATTGGCTTCACCAGTTTTATCAGATCCTTGGGGAATTGCCGGAACACATTACTGAGTATAAGGGGATCTCCCTTTATAAAGAGTCTGTACTGGATTATTTGAAAGCTAGAATGACTGAAAGCGGGTGA
- a CDS encoding dimethylamine monooxygenase subunit DmmA family protein: MDNNEHFTFIPGRRMYLFCGDKEGINRLQPIINEVIDRNLPFESVEVESTELDTWLHRQKMGSYLYVSASWGQVRDIKVLAENIGFTEEEAQYIGRGERIMNVFCCRCHGLTPAQESKSNRHISCSHCQLPLAISDHYSSLRDAFLGYAAEK, encoded by the coding sequence TTGGATAACAATGAACACTTCACCTTTATTCCTGGAAGGAGAATGTACTTATTTTGCGGGGATAAAGAAGGGATAAATAGACTTCAGCCGATCATCAACGAAGTGATTGACCGAAACCTCCCGTTTGAAAGCGTAGAAGTGGAGTCAACGGAGCTGGATACATGGCTGCACCGGCAGAAGATGGGAAGTTATTTATATGTATCTGCGTCCTGGGGGCAGGTCCGGGATATTAAAGTACTGGCAGAAAATATAGGCTTTACTGAAGAAGAAGCGCAGTACATAGGACGCGGTGAGAGGATCATGAATGTTTTTTGCTGCCGATGCCATGGTTTGACTCCTGCTCAGGAGTCGAAATCGAATCGCCACATAAGCTGTTCACATTGCCAATTACCCCTTGCCATTTCGGATCATTATTCTTCACTGCGGGATGCATTTCTGGGTTATGCTGCGGAGAAATGA